Within Nosocomiicoccus ampullae, the genomic segment TGAAGGTTATACTTGTTGAAGGTACTAGAATCGTTGTCAGACCAATAAAATCTGATGAGGTGAATCACTAATGGCAGGTGGAATTGCTACTCTCGCAATTTTTATAGTTATTATATTTATTGCGGTTATGTTTATATTATCATTCGTTCCAGTAGGATTATGGATTTCAGCACTAGCTGCTGGTGTAAAAATTGGAATCTTTACATTAATTGGAATGCGCTTAAGAAAAGTAAAACCTAAGCGAGTCGTTGAGCCGTTAATTAAAGCACGTAAAGCAGGTATTGATGTTACAACAAACCAACTAGAGTCACACTACCTTGCAGGTGGTAACGTTGATAGAGTGATCGACGCATTAATTGCTGCACAGCGTGCAGATATTAACTTAACGTTTGAAAGATGTGCGGCGATTGATTTAGCGGGTCGTGACGTACTTGAAGCGGTACAAATGTCAGTTAACCCGAAGGTTATTGAAACTCCATTCATAACAGGTGTTGCGATGAATGGTATCGAAGTAAAAGCGAAAGCACGTATTACAGTTCGTGCCAATATTGACCGACTAGTCGGTGGTGCTGGTGAAGATAC encodes:
- the floA gene encoding flotillin-like protein FloA (flotillin-like protein involved in membrane lipid rafts) — encoded protein: MAGGIATLAIFIVIIFIAVMFILSFVPVGLWISALAAGVKIGIFTLIGMRLRKVKPKRVVEPLIKARKAGIDVTTNQLESHYLAGGNVDRVIDALIAAQRADINLTFERCAAIDLAGRDVLEAVQMSVNPKVIETPFITGVAMNGIEVKAKARITVRANIDRLVGGAGEDTIVARVGEGIVSTIGSSKHHTVVLENPDLISKTVLDKGLDSGTAFEILSIDIADVDIGKNIGADLQTEQAVADKNIAQAKAEERRAMAVAEEQEMRARVQEMHAKVVESESKVPLAFAKALEEGNITVSEYYDLKNVEADTKMRDSINKMTDPTKYNEEE